From the Streptomyces sp. Tu 2975 genome, one window contains:
- a CDS encoding NAD(P)H-binding protein, with protein sequence MIVVTGATGNVGRSLVQVLAAGGERVTATSRTITDADVPEGVRQRAADLTDAESLRSVLDGADALFLQDGGASAHLLDPYEILDVAKAGGVGRVVLLSSQGVATRPHSASHGDTARAIEDAVRGSGMTWTILRPGGFNSNAYAWAEAVRTRRSVAAPFGDVALPTVDPDDIAEVAAVALREDGHDGRIYELTGPAPSTPRQRAAAIGEALGEPVRFIEQTREEAREEMLRFMPEPVVETTLAILGEPTGAEQRVSPDVERVLGRAPRTFADWSRRYVAAFR encoded by the coding sequence ATGATCGTAGTGACGGGGGCGACCGGTAATGTCGGCCGCTCGCTGGTACAGGTTCTCGCGGCCGGCGGCGAGCGGGTGACCGCGACGTCCCGGACCATCACGGACGCGGACGTCCCGGAAGGCGTCCGGCAACGAGCGGCGGACCTGACCGACGCGGAAAGCCTGCGCTCGGTGCTCGACGGTGCCGACGCGCTGTTCCTGCAGGACGGCGGTGCGAGCGCACACCTGCTGGACCCGTACGAGATCCTGGACGTCGCCAAGGCCGGTGGAGTCGGCCGGGTCGTCCTCCTGTCGTCCCAAGGAGTCGCGACCAGGCCGCACTCGGCCTCGCACGGGGACACGGCGCGCGCCATCGAGGACGCTGTCCGCGGGTCCGGCATGACGTGGACGATCCTGCGGCCCGGTGGCTTCAACTCCAACGCCTACGCCTGGGCCGAGGCGGTCCGCACGCGCCGGAGCGTCGCCGCACCGTTCGGCGACGTCGCCCTGCCCACCGTCGACCCGGACGACATCGCAGAGGTCGCCGCCGTGGCACTGCGCGAGGACGGACACGACGGACGGATCTACGAGTTGACCGGGCCCGCACCGAGCACGCCCCGGCAGCGGGCGGCGGCGATCGGCGAAGCCCTCGGCGAACCGGTCCGGTTCATCGAGCAGACCCGCGAGGAGGCCCGCGAGGAGATGCTGCGGTTCATGCCCGAACCGGTGGTGGAGACGACCTTGGCCATCCTCGGCGAACCGACCGGCGCGGAACAGCGCGTCAGCCCCGATGTCGAGCGTGTTCTCGGGCGTGCGCCGCGTACCTTCGCCGACTGGTCCCGGCGGTACGTGGCCGCCTTCCGATAG
- a CDS encoding helix-turn-helix domain-containing protein produces MCMAREATRTPSAATDPELACPIGPVVDIVFSRWTTPILWSLHTYGRQRFVELERRIARITPKVLTQRLRQLERDGLVVRTYHPEVPPRVEYEISELGRSLAPLFAHLAEWAADNLDKVEQARHDYDTDPIR; encoded by the coding sequence ATGTGCATGGCCCGCGAAGCGACCCGGACGCCGTCCGCCGCGACCGACCCGGAACTGGCCTGTCCGATCGGGCCGGTCGTCGACATCGTGTTCAGCCGGTGGACCACACCGATCCTCTGGAGCCTGCACACCTACGGGCGGCAGCGATTCGTCGAACTGGAACGAAGGATCGCCAGGATCACCCCGAAGGTGCTGACCCAGCGGCTGAGGCAACTGGAACGCGACGGCCTCGTCGTCCGCACCTACCATCCCGAGGTCCCCCCTCGGGTCGAGTACGAGATCAGCGAGCTCGGCCGCAGCCTCGCCCCGCTCTTCGCGCACCTGGCCGAATGGGCCGCCGACAACCTGGACAAGGTCGAGCAGGCCCGGCACGACTACGACACCGACCCGATCCGCTGA
- a CDS encoding aldose epimerase family protein: protein MPRPTAHHRPFGCTPSGEDIGLWRLESGTGVYAEILTYGGILHALGVPDTAGDTDSVVLSLPSADQYAEKSPYFGALVGRYANRIAHGRFTLDGATHHVPVNDRGHALHGGPEGFDTKVWHAVPLVEDDRAAVRLSLHSPDGEMGFPGALDVTVTYALDASGTLSLSFTAETDRPTVVNLCNHAYFNLAGTGDILTHTLQVDAPAYLPVREDGIPTGRALGVPGTPFDLTAPRLLGDRLSAPDAQMERAGGFDHCWVLSAAPAGTLRRAARLTAPAAERVMEVWTTEPGLQVYTANQLNGSLMDGHGRSLGRYSAVCLETQHFPDAPNRPDYPSTVLRPGATLTSRTEFRFPHLPT, encoded by the coding sequence ATGCCCCGACCCACCGCGCATCACAGGCCGTTCGGATGTACGCCGAGCGGAGAGGACATCGGCCTGTGGCGACTGGAATCCGGCACCGGCGTGTACGCCGAGATCCTCACCTACGGCGGCATACTGCACGCACTCGGCGTGCCCGACACCGCGGGTGACACCGACTCCGTGGTGCTCTCCCTGCCCTCCGCCGACCAGTACGCGGAGAAGAGCCCCTACTTCGGCGCCCTCGTCGGCCGGTACGCCAACCGCATCGCCCATGGCCGCTTCACCCTCGACGGGGCGACCCACCACGTCCCCGTCAACGACCGCGGACACGCGCTGCACGGCGGCCCGGAGGGCTTCGACACAAAGGTCTGGCACGCCGTCCCGCTGGTCGAGGACGACCGGGCCGCGGTGCGACTCTCCTTGCACAGCCCGGACGGCGAGATGGGCTTTCCCGGCGCGCTCGATGTCACCGTCACCTACGCGCTCGACGCCTCCGGCACGCTCTCGCTGTCCTTCACGGCGGAGACGGACCGGCCCACGGTGGTCAACCTCTGCAACCACGCCTACTTCAACCTCGCCGGAACCGGCGACATCCTGACCCACACCCTTCAGGTCGACGCCCCCGCGTATCTACCGGTCCGCGAGGACGGCATCCCGACGGGCCGGGCACTCGGAGTTCCCGGCACTCCCTTCGACCTGACGGCACCTCGGCTGCTCGGGGACCGGCTGTCCGCACCGGACGCCCAGATGGAGCGCGCCGGTGGGTTCGACCACTGCTGGGTCCTGTCGGCCGCCCCCGCCGGCACACTCCGGCGCGCCGCGCGGCTCACGGCCCCGGCCGCGGAACGGGTCATGGAGGTGTGGACGACGGAACCAGGACTGCAGGTCTACACCGCCAACCAGCTCAACGGCTCGCTCATGGACGGCCACGGACGCAGCCTCGGCCGCTACAGCGCCGTGTGCCTGGAGACCCAGCACTTCCCTGACGCGCCCAACCGCCCTGACTACCCGAGCACCGTCCTGCGCCCCGGCGCGACCCTGACCAGCCGCACCGAGTTCCGCTTCCCGCACCTGCCGACGTGA
- a CDS encoding UbiA family prenyltransferase, with protein sequence MLLRACHPEATVAVTVFVTALALSAGRGPAGSLGVAAAVLAGQLSVGWCNDAVDARRDTAVGRLDKPVAAGALAQPVVARAAAAALVLCVPLSLLSGVTAAVVHLTGVLAGGWAYNVLLKGTVLSPLPYALGFASLPAFVTLGLPSEPWPAWWAAVGSAVLGVGAHLANVLPDIDDDLATGVRGLPQRLGATACRWLAPTVMLTALGVLTAAPPGTPGVFGWAVVATAGCAAVAATAMQRANRKWPFRAAIAVAALAVVQLLLRGTDIA encoded by the coding sequence GTGTTGCTGCGTGCGTGCCACCCGGAGGCGACGGTCGCCGTGACGGTGTTCGTCACCGCACTGGCCCTGTCGGCCGGCCGCGGGCCGGCCGGTTCGCTGGGCGTCGCCGCCGCGGTCCTCGCCGGACAACTTTCCGTGGGGTGGTGCAACGACGCGGTCGACGCGCGACGGGACACCGCCGTCGGCCGCCTGGACAAACCGGTGGCGGCGGGCGCGTTGGCGCAGCCCGTGGTGGCGAGGGCAGCCGCGGCGGCGCTCGTTCTCTGCGTCCCGCTGTCCCTGCTGAGCGGGGTGACGGCGGCGGTGGTGCATCTGACCGGAGTGCTGGCCGGAGGCTGGGCCTACAACGTCCTTCTGAAAGGCACCGTGCTCTCCCCTCTCCCCTACGCCCTCGGGTTCGCATCACTGCCCGCGTTCGTCACGCTCGGCCTGCCGTCCGAGCCGTGGCCCGCCTGGTGGGCGGCGGTCGGCAGCGCCGTGCTCGGCGTGGGGGCACACCTCGCCAACGTCCTCCCGGACATCGACGACGATCTGGCGACCGGTGTCCGGGGCCTGCCGCAACGCCTGGGCGCCACCGCGTGCCGATGGCTTGCTCCCACGGTGATGCTGACGGCTCTCGGCGTGCTCACCGCCGCGCCTCCGGGCACGCCCGGAGTGTTCGGCTGGGCGGTTGTGGCCACGGCCGGGTGCGCGGCGGTGGCGGCCACGGCCATGCAGCGCGCCAACCGGAAGTGGCCTTTCCGGGCCGCGATCGCTGTGGCCGCGCTGGCCGTGGTGCAACTGCTGCTTCGAGGCACGGACATCGCCTGA
- a CDS encoding 3-oxoacyl-[acyl-carrier-protein] synthase III C-terminal domain-containing protein — MAPAPPPVPSFASNRTTTVVAVRTALPSHRYAQSDLTELIGDLCLRPGEDRSLLRRLHRSAGVRTRHLALPIERYPALTDFGQSNAAWIEAGLELGEEALVGAFRSAGITAADVDLLLCTSITGVAAPSLDARLAVRVGMRSDVKRIPVFGLGCVAGAAGLGRIHDYLCGHPEDTAVLLSVELCSLTLQQRDGSLANLVAGALFGDGAAAVVARGDRAAGPDIGRPRVVATQGRLYPDTEHLLGWKIGASGFRVVVDAGIPDIVRARLGPDLRAFLAAQGLGPDDVGTWICHPGGPKVLSAVADTLDLPEGALESAWRSLASVGNMSSASVLRLLEDIGGSGRPEPGTWGVLLAMGPGFCTEFVLLRW, encoded by the coding sequence ATGGCCCCCGCCCCTCCCCCCGTCCCCTCCTTCGCGTCGAACCGGACCACCACCGTCGTCGCCGTACGGACCGCTCTGCCGTCGCACCGGTACGCCCAGAGCGACCTGACCGAGCTGATCGGCGATCTGTGCCTGCGGCCGGGCGAGGACCGGAGCCTGCTGCGCCGTCTGCACCGGTCGGCCGGAGTGCGTACCCGTCACCTCGCCCTGCCCATCGAGCGGTACCCGGCGCTGACCGACTTCGGGCAGTCCAACGCCGCCTGGATCGAGGCCGGTCTCGAGCTCGGCGAGGAAGCGCTGGTGGGCGCCTTCCGAAGCGCCGGGATCACAGCGGCGGACGTGGACCTCCTGCTCTGCACGTCCATCACAGGAGTCGCCGCTCCCTCGCTCGACGCCCGCCTCGCGGTCCGGGTGGGAATGCGGTCCGACGTGAAGCGGATCCCCGTGTTCGGCCTGGGCTGCGTCGCGGGCGCCGCAGGTCTCGGCCGGATCCACGACTACCTGTGCGGCCATCCGGAGGACACCGCGGTACTTCTCAGCGTCGAACTCTGTTCCCTGACACTTCAGCAGCGGGACGGGTCGCTCGCCAACCTCGTGGCGGGGGCACTCTTCGGGGACGGCGCGGCAGCCGTTGTCGCACGCGGGGACCGGGCGGCAGGGCCGGACATCGGCCGGCCGCGGGTGGTGGCCACCCAGGGGAGGCTGTATCCGGACACCGAGCACCTGCTCGGCTGGAAGATCGGCGCGAGTGGCTTCCGCGTCGTCGTCGACGCCGGTATCCCCGACATCGTCCGGGCCCGCCTCGGCCCGGACCTGCGGGCCTTTCTCGCCGCCCAGGGCCTCGGCCCGGACGACGTCGGCACCTGGATCTGCCACCCCGGGGGCCCGAAGGTGCTCTCCGCGGTCGCCGACACGCTCGACCTGCCCGAAGGCGCCCTGGAGTCCGCATGGCGGTCGCTGGCGAGCGTGGGGAACATGTCGTCCGCCTCCGTACTGAGGCTCCTCGAGGACATCGGCGGTAGCGGGCGCCCCGAACCCGGGACCTGGGGCGTACTGCTCGCCATGGGCCCGGGTTTCTGCACCGAGTTCGTCCTCCTGCGCTGGTGA
- a CDS encoding NAD(P)/FAD-dependent oxidoreductase, with protein MSPTHDLLVVGGGPAGLATALHAARAGFDVVVAEPRGAPIDKACGEGLMPGAVRALQALGLTVPGQPIAGIRYVQGTRAVEAAFRQGHGLGVRRTSLHLALHTAVVGEGVPVLPLRVEGVHQDATGVTERGTGLRARWLIAADGLHSPVRRSLGLVTTSRGTPRYGLRRHYAVPSRSPYVEVHWGPHGEAYVTPLGPRLVGVALLTSLRAPFGTQLAGFPELAARMHAEAAVTDVRGAGPLRQTAGTRVHGRVLLVGDAAGYIDAITGEGLSLALAGAEVLVDHLRRGTPAAYESAWRAATRRHRLLTDCLVRARQQPLLARLIVPTARRLPRVFTAAVNALA; from the coding sequence ATGAGCCCGACCCATGACCTCCTGGTCGTCGGAGGCGGGCCCGCCGGTCTGGCCACCGCGCTGCACGCCGCGCGGGCCGGCTTCGACGTCGTCGTGGCCGAGCCGCGCGGCGCGCCGATCGACAAGGCGTGCGGCGAGGGACTCATGCCCGGCGCGGTACGGGCGCTGCAAGCGCTGGGGCTGACGGTCCCCGGCCAGCCGATCGCCGGCATCCGTTACGTGCAGGGCACGCGTGCGGTCGAGGCCGCGTTCCGCCAGGGACACGGTCTCGGCGTGCGCCGTACCAGCCTCCATCTGGCCCTCCATACGGCGGTCGTCGGCGAGGGCGTCCCCGTGCTGCCCTTGCGGGTCGAAGGCGTGCACCAGGACGCCACGGGTGTCACCGAGCGCGGCACCGGGCTGCGCGCCAGATGGCTGATTGCCGCGGACGGCCTGCACTCGCCGGTGAGGCGGTCGCTCGGACTGGTGACCACCAGCCGCGGCACCCCTCGGTACGGATTGCGCAGGCACTACGCGGTGCCGTCGCGGTCCCCGTACGTCGAAGTCCACTGGGGCCCGCACGGGGAGGCCTATGTGACACCGCTCGGCCCCCGGCTCGTGGGTGTGGCCCTGCTGACCTCTCTGCGCGCGCCGTTCGGCACCCAGCTGGCCGGCTTCCCGGAGCTGGCCGCACGGATGCACGCCGAGGCGGCCGTGACGGACGTGCGCGGCGCGGGCCCGCTGCGGCAGACGGCCGGCACGCGCGTCCACGGTCGCGTGCTGCTGGTGGGCGACGCCGCCGGATACATCGACGCGATCACCGGAGAAGGCCTCTCGCTGGCCCTGGCGGGCGCGGAAGTGCTGGTCGACCATCTCCGCCGTGGGACGCCCGCCGCCTACGAGTCGGCGTGGAGGGCCGCCACCCGGCGACACCGGCTGCTGACCGACTGCCTCGTACGGGCCCGGCAGCAGCCCCTGCTGGCCCGGCTCATCGTTCCGACGGCTCGAAGGCTCCCACGCGTGTTCACCGCCGCGGTCAACGCCCTCGCCTGA
- a CDS encoding SpoIIE family protein phosphatase — translation MLRELLPIALWREDADGRVVEWSLAAQDLLGHRPEDILDRPASALLVPEGNEPLADQLTRRVHAGETVVGTLSVRHRDGHRVTMEMWIVPAADEQGRAGALLIAVETSQVLRMRESLAALESLFTQSPIGLATLGTDLRFLRVNDALARMNGVSSAGHLGKRLTEVVPGVNAAALESTMQEVLDRGTAVVDVRRTGRTASDPDRERTWSCSYAPLVDGSGRTLGLIASLIDITEGQQAEIEVERARRRFALLAEAGTRIGTTLDLRQTAEEVVQVLVPQLADSADVQLLEELIAPDESAASTRGVVRRLAAVFPEPSAPTARLVPGMTSRIPRGSLYERVIADGRPTDLYRSDVPALITDPRADDLRAYLKTLGSARLIPLVARGKVLGAVVVTRLSSHEPFDEQDCVLIDELVARAALNIDNALMYTRQRAAALTLQRSLTNSELPTVSGLELTGRYLPASEHDVGGDWFDVITLPDGRTGLVIGDVMGHGIHAAAVMGQLRTAVRTLARSDIPPAQVLRSLDAVVADMGQDQLATCVYAVHDPAAGGCLIARAGHPPPAVASPGGAITYLDGPPGTPLGTGGRHFRAEQVRLPPGSLLVLYTDGLIEARGRDLDQGLGQLAHALRDHDQQPLEELCDGVLRQLLPVHPQDDVAVLMARPQHTRTGDGAGRPVRRGR, via the coding sequence GTGCTCCGCGAGCTGCTGCCGATAGCGCTGTGGAGAGAGGACGCGGACGGACGCGTCGTGGAATGGTCCCTGGCCGCCCAGGACCTGCTCGGGCACCGGCCCGAGGACATCCTCGACCGGCCCGCCTCCGCCTTGCTGGTCCCGGAGGGCAACGAGCCACTGGCCGATCAGCTGACGCGGCGCGTCCACGCCGGGGAGACCGTGGTCGGGACCCTTTCCGTGCGCCACCGTGACGGCCACCGGGTGACCATGGAGATGTGGATCGTCCCTGCTGCGGACGAGCAGGGACGGGCGGGGGCCCTCCTGATCGCCGTGGAGACCTCGCAGGTGCTGCGTATGCGTGAATCGCTGGCGGCTTTGGAGAGTCTCTTCACGCAGTCACCCATCGGCCTGGCCACCCTCGGCACCGATCTTCGTTTCCTGCGGGTCAACGACGCCCTGGCCCGGATGAACGGCGTCTCCTCCGCCGGTCATCTGGGCAAACGGCTGACGGAAGTGGTGCCCGGCGTCAACGCCGCGGCGCTCGAATCGACGATGCAGGAGGTTCTGGACCGGGGCACCGCGGTCGTCGACGTCCGCCGGACGGGCCGGACGGCTTCCGACCCGGACCGGGAGCGGACCTGGTCCTGCTCGTACGCTCCGCTGGTCGACGGCTCCGGCCGGACGCTGGGGCTGATCGCCTCCCTCATCGACATCACCGAGGGCCAGCAGGCCGAGATCGAGGTCGAACGCGCCCGGCGCCGCTTCGCCCTGCTCGCTGAGGCCGGTACCCGTATCGGCACCACCTTGGACCTGCGGCAGACCGCGGAGGAGGTGGTGCAGGTGCTGGTGCCACAGCTCGCCGACTCGGCCGACGTACAGCTCCTTGAAGAGCTCATCGCACCGGACGAGTCCGCGGCGTCCACGCGCGGTGTGGTCCGCCGACTGGCCGCGGTCTTCCCCGAGCCGTCCGCCCCCACGGCGAGACTCGTGCCCGGCATGACGTCGCGCATCCCGCGCGGCTCCCTGTACGAACGGGTCATCGCGGACGGACGTCCGACCGATCTGTACCGCTCCGACGTGCCGGCGTTGATCACCGATCCCCGGGCCGACGACCTGCGCGCATACCTCAAGACCCTCGGCTCGGCGCGGCTCATCCCCCTGGTCGCGCGGGGCAAGGTGCTCGGAGCCGTCGTGGTGACGCGGCTCAGCAGTCACGAGCCCTTCGACGAGCAGGACTGCGTGCTCATCGACGAACTCGTCGCGCGAGCGGCTCTGAACATCGACAACGCGCTCATGTACACCCGCCAGCGCGCGGCCGCCCTCACTCTGCAGCGCAGCCTGACGAACAGCGAGCTGCCCACGGTCAGCGGCCTCGAGCTCACCGGCCGCTATCTGCCCGCCAGCGAACACGACGTCGGCGGCGACTGGTTCGACGTCATCACGCTTCCCGACGGCAGAACCGGACTGGTCATCGGAGACGTCATGGGCCACGGCATCCACGCCGCGGCCGTCATGGGGCAGCTGCGCACAGCGGTGCGGACCCTCGCCCGGAGCGACATCCCACCCGCACAGGTGCTCCGCTCGCTCGACGCCGTGGTGGCCGACATGGGACAGGACCAATTGGCGACCTGTGTCTACGCCGTACACGACCCCGCTGCCGGCGGATGCCTGATCGCCAGAGCCGGCCACCCTCCACCGGCCGTCGCATCGCCCGGCGGAGCGATCACGTACCTCGACGGCCCACCGGGCACTCCGCTGGGAACGGGAGGGCGGCACTTCCGGGCGGAGCAGGTCCGGCTGCCTCCCGGCAGCTTGCTGGTCCTGTACACCGACGGCCTCATCGAGGCCCGAGGCCGGGACCTCGATCAGGGCCTCGGCCAGCTCGCCCATGCCCTCCGGGACCATGATCAGCAGCCGCTCGAGGAGCTCTGTGACGGCGTCCTGCGGCAGCTGCTGCCCGTACACCCGCAGGACGACGTCGCGGTGCTGATGGCGCGGCCGCAGCACACCCGGACCGGCGACGGGGCGGGACGACCGGTCAGGCGAGGGCGTTGA
- the hpnR gene encoding hopanoid C-3 methylase HpnR, whose translation MRLLLIHPSALMYSEIFLRLEPLGLERVAGAAREAGHEVRVIDLQTEPHSALTRLLDSFRPEAVGVSLNYLANIPEAIEIAQDAKRRLPGVFVFFGGHSVSFVAGDVLEQADGAVDAVARGEGETAIGPLLDAARDGGLSSVPGAVTLEGRGPAPTMLHSIDYPRPARDLLRHRRRYFIGELDPCASIEFTRGCPWDCSFCSAWTFYGRSYRKASPQVAAEEMASIRERNVFIVDDVAFIRPEHGDGIAAELERRRIRKSYYLETRADVLLRNREIFERWSRLGLKYMFLGMEAIDAEGLDLYRKRISPDENFHALETARKLGITVAINLIVDPAWDRERFRIVREFALSVPEIVHLTVMTPYPGTEIWHTEARKLTTRDYRLFDIQHAVVPTTLPLEEFYRELVLTQSVINRKHLGLRTAFGAARILAANLARGQTNFARMLWRFNRVYNPARQVADHGRPVRFELPLPRHVDVEDRRQLYIHAKPTPQGRKGAAQNPDAVPE comes from the coding sequence ATGCGGTTGCTGTTGATCCATCCGAGCGCGCTCATGTATTCGGAAATCTTCCTGCGTCTGGAGCCGCTGGGTCTCGAGCGTGTTGCGGGTGCCGCACGGGAAGCGGGTCATGAGGTGCGGGTGATCGACCTGCAGACCGAGCCGCATTCGGCGCTGACGCGTCTTCTCGATTCCTTCCGGCCGGAGGCCGTCGGCGTTTCGCTCAATTATCTGGCGAACATTCCCGAGGCGATCGAGATCGCCCAGGACGCCAAGCGCAGGCTGCCCGGCGTCTTCGTCTTCTTCGGCGGGCACAGCGTGTCCTTCGTCGCCGGCGACGTCCTGGAACAGGCCGACGGCGCCGTGGACGCGGTGGCCCGCGGCGAGGGCGAGACGGCGATCGGGCCGCTCCTCGACGCCGCCCGCGACGGCGGCCTGTCCTCCGTGCCCGGGGCGGTCACCCTGGAGGGCCGGGGGCCGGCGCCGACGATGCTGCACAGTATCGATTACCCTCGCCCCGCCCGCGATCTCCTGCGGCACCGCCGGCGTTACTTCATCGGCGAGCTCGACCCCTGCGCCTCCATCGAATTCACCCGCGGCTGCCCCTGGGACTGCTCGTTCTGCTCCGCCTGGACCTTCTACGGCCGCAGTTACCGAAAGGCTTCCCCTCAGGTCGCGGCGGAGGAAATGGCGAGTATCCGGGAGCGGAACGTCTTCATCGTCGACGACGTCGCTTTCATCCGTCCGGAACACGGTGACGGGATCGCCGCGGAGCTGGAACGCCGCCGTATCCGGAAGAGCTATTACCTCGAGACGCGTGCCGACGTCCTGCTGCGCAACAGGGAGATCTTCGAGCGCTGGTCACGGCTGGGCCTGAAATACATGTTCCTGGGTATGGAGGCGATCGACGCCGAGGGGCTGGACCTCTACCGCAAGCGCATCAGCCCCGATGAGAACTTCCACGCCCTCGAGACGGCGCGGAAGCTCGGTATCACCGTCGCCATCAACCTGATCGTCGATCCGGCCTGGGACAGGGAAAGATTCCGGATCGTCAGGGAATTCGCTCTTTCGGTGCCGGAGATCGTCCACCTCACCGTGATGACCCCGTATCCGGGTACCGAGATCTGGCACACCGAGGCACGGAAGCTGACGACCCGCGACTACCGGCTGTTCGACATCCAGCACGCGGTCGTGCCGACGACGCTGCCCCTGGAGGAGTTCTACCGTGAGCTGGTGCTTACGCAGTCGGTGATCAACCGCAAGCACCTCGGCCTGCGGACCGCGTTCGGCGCGGCGCGCATCCTTGCGGCCAACCTGGCCCGCGGACAGACGAACTTCGCCCGGATGCTGTGGCGGTTCAACCGGGTCTACAACCCCGCGAGGCAGGTGGCAGACCACGGCCGCCCGGTGCGCTTCGAGCTGCCGCTGCCCCGGCACGTCGATGTGGAGGACCGCCGACAGCTGTACATCCACGCGAAGCCGACACCGCAGGGCCGCAAGGGCGCCGCGCAGAACCCCGATGCCGTGCCGGAGTAA
- the hemC gene encoding hydroxymethylbilane synthase — MSTLDQIRIVSRDSPMALAQVERVRAELAALRPGIRTSVVPVKTTGDKWMGDLSLVEGKGAFTKEVDAALLTGEADLAVHCVKDVPADRPLPAGTVFAAFLERDDVRDALIHPGGLTLDELPEGTRIGTSSVRRTAQLAASHPHLECVPMRGNANRRLEKLAAGDADALLLAVSGLERIGRADVITQTLSTEVMCPPIGAGVLALQCREGDSALIDTVSDLGHPGTHREVTAERMFLHVLQGHCNSPIAGYARCERNGELSLRAKVFSPDGKVILNAHEWAGRLDPATLGTSVAVALLRQGARELIDGIPH; from the coding sequence ATGTCCACCCTTGACCAGATCCGCATCGTCTCCCGCGACTCCCCCATGGCGCTCGCCCAGGTGGAGCGCGTCCGCGCCGAGCTGGCCGCGCTCCGCCCCGGCATCAGGACCTCGGTCGTCCCGGTCAAGACCACCGGCGACAAGTGGATGGGCGACCTGTCCCTCGTCGAGGGGAAGGGCGCGTTCACCAAGGAGGTCGACGCCGCTCTGCTCACGGGCGAGGCCGATCTCGCGGTGCACTGTGTCAAGGACGTGCCCGCCGACCGGCCGTTGCCGGCAGGGACGGTGTTCGCGGCGTTCCTCGAGCGCGACGACGTACGCGACGCGCTGATCCACCCGGGCGGTCTGACGCTCGACGAGCTGCCCGAAGGCACCCGCATCGGCACCTCTTCCGTGCGTCGTACCGCCCAACTGGCCGCCTCCCACCCGCACCTGGAGTGCGTCCCCATGAGGGGCAACGCCAACCGGCGCCTGGAGAAGCTGGCCGCCGGCGACGCGGACGCGCTCCTCCTGGCGGTTTCGGGCCTGGAGCGCATCGGGCGCGCGGACGTGATCACCCAGACTCTCTCGACCGAGGTGATGTGTCCGCCGATCGGCGCGGGGGTCCTGGCCCTGCAGTGCCGGGAGGGCGACTCAGCGCTGATCGACACGGTGAGCGACCTGGGCCACCCCGGAACGCACCGGGAGGTCACGGCCGAGCGTATGTTCCTCCATGTGCTGCAAGGGCACTGCAACAGCCCGATCGCGGGCTACGCCCGGTGCGAGCGGAACGGTGAACTGTCCCTGCGGGCAAAGGTCTTCTCCCCCGACGGCAAGGTCATCCTCAACGCCCACGAATGGGCCGGGCGCCTGGACCCGGCCACGCTGGGCACCTCGGTCGCGGTCGCGCTGCTGCGCCAGGGCGCCAGGGAACTGATCGACGGCATCCCCCACTGA
- a CDS encoding isoprenylcysteine carboxyl methyltransferase family protein, which produces MLWYTVLVLAVAAERVVELVVARRNAAWTLARAGVEHGRGHYPVMVALHTALLAGCLIEVAIGDRPFVPALGWSMLGIVVLAQALRWWCIRTLGPYWNTRVIVVPGARLVRTGPYRFARHPNYVAVVAEIAALPLVHSAWLTALVLTAANAVLMGVRVRCENTALALAVTA; this is translated from the coding sequence ATGCTCTGGTACACCGTGCTCGTTCTCGCCGTCGCGGCGGAACGCGTCGTCGAACTCGTCGTGGCCAGGCGCAACGCCGCCTGGACCCTCGCCCGTGCCGGTGTCGAGCACGGCCGCGGACACTATCCCGTCATGGTGGCCCTTCATACGGCTCTGCTCGCGGGTTGCCTCATCGAGGTGGCGATCGGCGACCGGCCGTTCGTCCCCGCCCTCGGCTGGTCCATGCTGGGCATCGTGGTGCTGGCCCAGGCACTGCGCTGGTGGTGCATCAGGACGCTCGGCCCCTACTGGAACACCCGCGTCATCGTGGTCCCCGGGGCTCGCCTGGTCCGGACCGGGCCCTACCGTTTCGCCCGCCACCCCAACTACGTCGCTGTCGTCGCGGAGATCGCCGCCCTGCCACTGGTGCACTCCGCATGGCTGACGGCCCTCGTGCTCACCGCGGCCAACGCGGTACTGATGGGCGTCCGCGTCCGCTGCGAGAACACCGCCCTCGCCCTGGCCGTGACGGCATGA